In Halovivax gelatinilyticus, the following are encoded in one genomic region:
- the hutU gene encoding urocanate hydratase: protein MTQFTESFDRGEPSDTWEAYRGARTGTEIECVGWRQEAALRMLNNNLDPEVAENAADLVVYGGTGRAARSWDAYDAIVDELRELADDETLLVQSGKPVGRFRTHERAPRVLIANSNLVGKWDDWEHFHELEAEGKIMYGQMTAGSWAYIGTQGIIQGTYETLAALAREEYGTDDLGGRIVVTGGLGGMGGAQPLAVTMNNGVCIAAEVDESHIDRRIETGYCQEKTDDVTEAIERAEEAAAAGEPYSVGVHVNAADLLETMLERNFVPDVVTDQTSAHDALEGYYPSGYTVDEADDLREADPDAYLEASLDTMARHVETILAMQDRGAIAFEYGNNIRGQVQDERGVDTAFDFPGFVPAYIRPQFCQGRGPFRWAALSGDPEDIYRTDEAVLELFPEKESLRRWIELAREQVQFQGLPSRVCWLGYRTDEDGLTERARFAVRINELVREGEISAPIVVTRDHLDAGSVASPNRETEAMRDETDAVADWPILNALVNCAAGADIVSVHDGGGVGIGNALHTNNHVVLDGTERAAETAERVFTTDPGMGVIRHVDAGYDDALRTARESDVAIPMDDGGDE, encoded by the coding sequence ATGACGCAGTTTACCGAGTCGTTCGACAGGGGAGAACCGAGCGACACCTGGGAAGCGTATCGCGGCGCGCGGACCGGAACCGAGATCGAGTGCGTCGGCTGGCGGCAGGAAGCCGCATTGCGTATGCTCAACAACAACCTCGACCCCGAGGTCGCCGAGAACGCAGCGGACCTCGTCGTCTACGGAGGGACCGGACGCGCAGCGCGAAGCTGGGACGCCTACGACGCGATCGTCGACGAGTTGCGAGAACTGGCCGACGACGAAACGCTTCTCGTCCAGAGCGGAAAACCCGTCGGACGATTTCGAACGCACGAGCGCGCACCGCGCGTCCTCATCGCCAATTCGAACCTCGTCGGCAAGTGGGACGACTGGGAACACTTTCACGAGTTAGAGGCCGAGGGAAAGATCATGTACGGTCAGATGACCGCTGGCTCCTGGGCGTACATCGGAACGCAGGGGATCATCCAGGGCACCTACGAAACGCTCGCAGCGCTCGCCCGCGAGGAGTACGGAACCGACGACCTCGGGGGGCGGATCGTGGTCACGGGCGGACTGGGTGGGATGGGCGGCGCGCAACCGCTCGCCGTGACGATGAATAACGGCGTGTGCATCGCCGCCGAAGTCGACGAGTCGCACATTGATCGCCGAATCGAGACGGGCTACTGTCAGGAGAAGACCGACGACGTAACCGAAGCTATCGAGCGGGCCGAGGAGGCGGCCGCCGCGGGCGAACCCTACAGCGTCGGCGTCCACGTCAACGCCGCCGACTTGCTCGAAACGATGCTCGAGCGGAACTTCGTTCCCGACGTCGTCACCGACCAGACGAGTGCCCACGACGCCCTCGAAGGGTACTACCCGTCCGGCTACACCGTCGACGAGGCGGACGACCTCCGCGAGGCGGATCCCGACGCGTACCTCGAAGCGAGCCTCGACACGATGGCTCGCCACGTCGAAACGATTCTGGCGATGCAAGATCGCGGGGCGATCGCGTTCGAGTACGGGAACAACATCCGCGGGCAAGTTCAGGACGAACGAGGAGTCGATACCGCGTTCGACTTCCCCGGGTTCGTCCCGGCTTACATTCGTCCGCAGTTCTGTCAGGGACGCGGTCCGTTCCGGTGGGCCGCCCTCTCTGGGGACCCCGAGGACATCTACCGCACCGACGAAGCCGTCCTGGAACTGTTTCCCGAGAAGGAGTCGCTCCGTCGGTGGATCGAACTCGCCCGAGAGCAGGTCCAGTTCCAGGGGCTCCCGTCGCGAGTCTGCTGGCTCGGATACCGCACCGACGAGGACGGCCTCACCGAGCGAGCCCGGTTCGCCGTGCGGATCAACGAACTCGTTCGCGAAGGGGAGATCTCGGCGCCGATCGTCGTCACGCGAGATCACCTCGATGCGGGCTCGGTCGCGAGCCCGAACCGCGAGACTGAGGCGATGCGAGACGAGACGGACGCCGTCGCGGACTGGCCAATCTTGAACGCGCTGGTCAACTGCGCCGCGGGCGCGGACATCGTGAGCGTCCACGACGGCGGTGGCGTCGGGATCGGGAACGCGCTGCACACGAACAACCACGTCGTCCTCGACGGAACCGAGCGAGCGGCGGAAACCGCCGAACGGGTGTTTACGACCGATCCAGGAATGGGCGTTATCCGCCACGTCGACGCGGGATACGACGACGCGCTGCGGACGGCCCGCGAGTCGGACGTGGCGATCCCCATGGACGACGGGGGTGACGAGTGA
- a CDS encoding helix-turn-helix domain-containing protein, with product MHEAILRVEPGGPYGEPTGGTDATVELWCNDHCDLLSVTGDERDEVLSTIEDRVGLRDRVDRADRTLAISDACLRTEKGTVERYLESHGCLLVPPIEYARGAKICRVLALDPSDLSALYRDLSADRRVTVESKRSIDDPPVADPVSILADPVPSLSSRQRETVRLAYETGYYELPRTTTTADLGDALGVSRRTAEEHLRRAERKIVGAVAERFVGGR from the coding sequence ATGCACGAGGCGATCCTCCGCGTCGAACCAGGCGGACCGTACGGCGAACCGACCGGCGGAACCGACGCCACCGTCGAACTGTGGTGTAACGATCACTGCGACCTGCTTTCCGTGACCGGCGACGAGCGAGACGAGGTACTCTCGACGATCGAAGATCGCGTCGGACTCCGCGACCGGGTCGATCGAGCCGATCGGACCCTCGCAATATCGGACGCCTGTCTTCGAACGGAGAAGGGGACGGTCGAGCGCTACCTCGAATCGCACGGGTGTTTACTCGTCCCGCCGATCGAGTACGCCCGCGGCGCGAAGATCTGCCGCGTCCTCGCGCTGGACCCGTCCGATCTGAGCGCTCTCTATCGCGATCTATCGGCCGATCGTCGGGTGACGGTGGAGTCGAAGCGCTCGATCGACGATCCGCCGGTCGCCGATCCGGTGTCGATCCTCGCCGATCCCGTTCCCTCGCTGTCGTCCCGACAGCGCGAGACGGTACGTCTGGCCTACGAAACCGGCTATTACGAGTTACCGCGGACGACGACCACCGCCGACCTCGGCGACGCCCTCGGCGTCAGCCGCCGAACGGCCGAAGAACACCTTCGGCGCGCGGAGCGAAAGATCGTCGGGGCCGTGGCCGAACGGTTCGTGGGGGGCCGGTGA
- a CDS encoding ferredoxin, with protein MGDGIERPSDVGGGDGPPVDEKPYKIIFEANKCFGAGKCAEASDNWILDLDTGIARPRSYYLDEQSLAENVRAAELCPAKKGDGCIHVIDRRTDEEVAPDPHGDGTLSTDW; from the coding sequence ATGGGAGACGGAATCGAGCGGCCGAGCGATGTCGGCGGCGGCGATGGGCCGCCGGTCGACGAGAAACCGTACAAGATCATCTTCGAGGCGAACAAGTGCTTCGGAGCCGGCAAGTGCGCCGAAGCCTCCGACAACTGGATCTTAGACCTAGACACCGGAATCGCCCGTCCCCGGTCGTACTACCTGGACGAGCAATCGCTGGCCGAAAACGTCCGCGCCGCGGAACTGTGTCCCGCGAAGAAGGGCGACGGCTGTATCCACGTCATCGACCGTCGCACCGACGAGGAGGTGGCCCCCGACCCACACGGCGACGGGACCCTCTCGACAGACTGGTAA
- a CDS encoding peptidylprolyl isomerase — protein MGNPTATLHTSEGDIEVELFEARAPETVANFVGLATGEQAWTDPETGETVEGEPLYDDVVFHRIIEGFMIQGGDPTGTGRGGPGYQFDDEFHDELRHDGPGILSMANSGPNTNGSQFFITLDAQPHLDDRHAVFGEVTDGMDVVREIGSVETNAQDQPTKDIVLESVTVDRD, from the coding sequence ATGGGTAATCCAACGGCGACCCTGCACACCAGCGAGGGAGACATCGAGGTCGAACTGTTCGAAGCGCGCGCACCCGAGACCGTGGCAAACTTCGTCGGGCTCGCGACGGGTGAACAGGCGTGGACCGACCCCGAAACGGGCGAAACCGTCGAGGGAGAACCGCTGTACGACGACGTGGTCTTCCACCGGATCATCGAGGGGTTCATGATCCAGGGCGGCGACCCGACCGGCACGGGACGCGGCGGCCCCGGCTACCAGTTCGACGACGAGTTCCACGACGAACTTCGCCACGACGGACCCGGTATCCTCTCGATGGCGAACTCCGGTCCGAACACCAACGGGTCGCAGTTTTTCATCACGCTCGACGCCCAGCCACACCTCGACGACCGTCACGCCGTCTTCGGAGAGGTAACCGACGGGATGGACGTCGTCAGAGAGATCGGTTCGGTCGAGACGAACGCACAGGATCAACCGACGAAGGACATCGTCCTCGAATCGGTCACGGTCGACCGCGACTGA
- a CDS encoding succinylglutamate desuccinylase/aspartoacylase family protein has protein sequence MDAVTYSTDEVVLATLPSGIAVETVVHTYEGSTDGPAVYVQAAQHGREVNGTEVLRRFHDRIVGREIAGRIVAVPVANPLTFDRVSYTTPEVLDSVNPNMNRVWPGDASGSLHQRMAASLWEYVESADAVVDLHTGSPDMHPHVVFLEGSAESRAMAAAFGTELLLGEQAGEDAPDEWHRRSFSGKLRVVADREGIPAITPELAHSRELIEDVVEDGVDGLLDVCRHLGILEGSVPERNQTIARNHLGQVTASASGLFRPKPSLELGRSLPAGLSIGTVYDPTSYEPLQDVSTDRAGVLYALTREATVKAGDKLASVAIVREESR, from the coding sequence ATGGATGCAGTCACCTATTCGACGGACGAAGTCGTTCTCGCGACGTTGCCGTCCGGTATCGCCGTCGAGACGGTCGTCCATACCTACGAGGGGTCGACCGACGGGCCGGCGGTGTACGTTCAGGCGGCCCAGCACGGCCGCGAGGTGAACGGAACCGAGGTCTTGCGCCGGTTTCACGACAGAATCGTCGGACGCGAGATCGCGGGCCGGATCGTCGCCGTCCCCGTCGCCAATCCGCTCACGTTCGACCGCGTCTCCTACACGACGCCGGAAGTCCTAGATAGCGTAAACCCGAACATGAATCGGGTCTGGCCGGGTGACGCGTCCGGGTCGCTTCACCAGCGAATGGCGGCGAGCCTGTGGGAGTACGTCGAATCGGCCGACGCCGTTGTCGATCTCCACACCGGCAGCCCGGATATGCACCCTCACGTCGTCTTCCTGGAAGGGAGCGCCGAATCGCGGGCGATGGCGGCGGCCTTCGGGACCGAGTTGCTGCTCGGGGAGCAAGCGGGCGAAGACGCCCCCGACGAGTGGCATCGGCGGAGTTTTTCGGGGAAACTTCGCGTCGTCGCCGATCGCGAGGGGATCCCGGCGATCACGCCCGAACTCGCACACAGCCGGGAACTGATCGAAGACGTCGTCGAGGACGGCGTCGACGGCCTGCTCGACGTCTGCCGGCACCTTGGAATACTCGAGGGATCGGTGCCGGAACGGAATCAGACGATCGCGCGAAACCACCTCGGACAGGTAACTGCCTCGGCGTCCGGGCTCTTTCGCCCGAAACCGTCGCTCGAACTCGGCCGTTCGTTGCCGGCGGGCCTCTCGATCGGTACCGTGTACGACCCGACGAGCTACGAGCCGCTCCAGGACGTTTCGACCGACCGTGCGGGCGTACTGTACGCGCTCACCCGCGAAGCGACGGTCAAGGCGGGCGATAAGCTCGCGAGCGTGGCGATCGTGCGGGAAGAATCCCGGTAG
- a CDS encoding anthranilate phosphoribosyltransferase yields MSTPAQEFGEWPLKRLMTEVVGSGPKSADDLSPVQAREAFQRILADEPDPTTLGAFWLANRWKTNTPEELAAYTDVMREESVVVAEPDCDPLDCGANYDGKGRSALLGVAAGVVAAASGTPVVVHSGDRVPTQEQDAYKHVLDELGVRTELEPEESADMVDETGFGFYYQPAFNPGIDSLYDRRDRMGVRTFVNTIETVANPANASVHLGSFYHLPFAKKMCNLVDESDELPFERVLMFQGMEGYDDVRPGHTTVAEWSGDGSFDDFSIETAEFGMDVESDDLAVDDVAGESAAIAESVVAGERTDHFADAVALNAALRIYAHQDADSVEDGLDRARDAIEDGAAAAVLDDLRAY; encoded by the coding sequence ATGTCCACGCCAGCCCAGGAGTTCGGGGAATGGCCCCTGAAACGCCTCATGACCGAGGTCGTCGGCTCCGGCCCCAAGTCGGCAGACGACCTGTCACCAGTTCAGGCCCGCGAGGCGTTCCAGCGCATCCTCGCGGACGAACCGGATCCGACGACGCTCGGCGCGTTCTGGCTCGCCAACCGATGGAAGACGAACACGCCCGAGGAACTCGCCGCCTACACGGACGTCATGCGCGAGGAATCCGTCGTCGTCGCCGAACCGGACTGCGACCCGCTCGACTGCGGTGCGAACTACGACGGCAAGGGACGTTCGGCGCTGCTCGGCGTCGCTGCGGGCGTCGTCGCCGCCGCCTCGGGAACGCCGGTCGTCGTCCACTCGGGCGATCGCGTTCCGACGCAGGAGCAAGACGCGTACAAACACGTTCTCGACGAACTCGGCGTTCGAACCGAACTCGAACCCGAAGAGAGCGCCGACATGGTCGACGAGACTGGATTCGGATTCTACTATCAGCCGGCGTTCAACCCTGGGATCGACTCGCTCTACGACCGGCGCGACCGGATGGGCGTTCGCACCTTCGTGAACACGATCGAGACCGTCGCGAACCCCGCCAACGCGTCGGTTCACCTCGGTTCGTTCTACCACCTTCCCTTCGCGAAGAAGATGTGTAATCTCGTCGATGAGAGCGACGAACTCCCGTTCGAACGCGTGCTCATGTTCCAGGGGATGGAAGGCTACGACGACGTGCGGCCGGGCCACACCACCGTCGCCGAATGGTCCGGTGACGGATCGTTCGACGACTTCTCCATCGAAACGGCCGAATTCGGCATGGACGTCGAGAGCGACGATCTCGCCGTCGACGACGTCGCGGGCGAATCGGCAGCGATCGCCGAGTCGGTCGTCGCCGGCGAGCGGACCGATCACTTCGCCGACGCCGTCGCGCTCAACGCGGCCCTCAGAATATACGCTCACCAGGACGCAGACTCCGTCGAAGACGGACTCGATCGGGCTCGCGACGCGATCGAAGACGGCGCCGCGGCGGCCGTGCTGGACGACTTGCGAGCCTACTGA
- a CDS encoding Lrp/AsnC family transcriptional regulator, whose translation MSQQSDDWRDGLDAADAALIDGYQSGFPVEARPFRRLATDLDIDEREAFERVRRLVDSGIVRRFGAVLNPPVIGSSTLAAVKAPAERFDDVADVVNGYRQVNHNYARDHEWNMWFVVTAGSREVRDRIIEEIESRTGLEVLVLPMLTDYYINLEFPVVNADRFARESQRGDATADSSESGRGSTTRRSVASSTESAATRISEEATGGLTDAEADLLLEIQDGLPLSRTPYADVADAIGLETDEVLAAIEELLERGCIKRIGCVINHVRTGFDANCMVVWDVPDDERDERGERVGALPYVTLCYHRPRRPAQDWPYTLFTMIHGRDQDAVDAKIDELADEYLPFAHERLYSTDTLKQTGARYEELL comes from the coding sequence ATGAGCCAGCAGTCCGACGACTGGCGCGACGGTCTCGACGCTGCGGATGCCGCGCTGATCGACGGCTACCAGAGCGGGTTTCCGGTCGAAGCACGACCGTTTCGTCGGCTCGCCACGGATCTCGATATCGACGAGCGAGAGGCGTTCGAACGCGTCCGTCGGCTGGTCGATTCGGGAATCGTCCGACGGTTCGGTGCCGTGTTGAACCCACCGGTGATCGGGTCGTCGACTCTCGCGGCGGTGAAGGCGCCCGCGGAGCGCTTCGACGACGTGGCCGACGTGGTCAACGGCTACAGGCAGGTCAACCACAACTACGCGCGCGATCACGAGTGGAACATGTGGTTCGTCGTCACGGCCGGGTCGCGCGAGGTTCGTGATCGAATTATCGAGGAGATCGAATCGCGAACCGGTCTCGAGGTCCTCGTTTTACCCATGCTGACGGATTACTACATCAACCTCGAGTTCCCCGTGGTCAACGCGGATCGGTTCGCGCGCGAGAGTCAGCGGGGTGACGCAACCGCCGATTCGAGCGAGTCCGGTCGTGGATCTACCACCCGACGGTCGGTTGCGTCGAGCACAGAGTCCGCCGCGACGCGTATCAGCGAGGAGGCGACGGGTGGCCTGACGGACGCCGAGGCCGACCTACTGCTCGAAATCCAGGACGGCCTTCCCCTGTCGCGGACGCCGTACGCGGACGTCGCCGACGCGATCGGCCTGGAGACGGACGAGGTGCTCGCCGCGATCGAGGAACTTCTCGAACGGGGCTGCATCAAGCGAATCGGCTGCGTGATCAACCACGTCCGAACCGGCTTCGACGCCAATTGCATGGTCGTCTGGGACGTTCCCGACGACGAGCGCGACGAGCGGGGCGAGCGAGTCGGGGCGCTCCCCTACGTTACCCTCTGTTATCATCGCCCGCGGCGGCCCGCACAGGACTGGCCCTACACTCTCTTTACGATGATACACGGGCGCGATCAGGACGCGGTCGACGCGAAGATCGACGAGCTCGCAGACGAGTACCTTCCGTTCGCCCACGAACGACTCTACTCGACGGACACGTTGAAGCAAACCGGCGCCCGGTACGAGGAACTGCTCTGA
- a CDS encoding sulfatase family protein translates to MAASKPNVLLIHCHDLGRYLGCYGVDIETPNIDDLAASGALFEKHFVTAPQCSPSRGSLMTGCYPHVNGLMGLAHGSWELNDSERILPQYLGEEGYETHLFGLQHISQDTDRLGYDHVHSEGNLYPGVSPAVHQANRARNVADVVTTFLEKRAFDAPFFASVGFFELHRVEEENGRYGFESDHYDADDPDDVRPLSYLPDRRGIRQDLGEMHGMIYAVDDAIGTVRECLQSTGLDEGTLVIFTTEHGIAFPRAKGMCYNPGLEGALLVSHPDLVEPGSRYDELVSNVDVLPTILDLVDVPVPDGVNGRSIAPLLTGDSYDPRDEIFAEMTWHDMYNPTRAIRTDRYKYIRNFWHLPKVYLTRDIFASEAGREVRETYNVPPRRYEELYDLREGPTEHDNVANEPRYRDKRDELAARLHEWMVETNDPLLDGPVPPGDFDEISDWSFHSE, encoded by the coding sequence ATGGCCGCGTCCAAACCGAACGTTCTCCTGATCCACTGTCACGACCTCGGGCGCTATCTCGGCTGCTACGGCGTCGATATCGAGACGCCGAACATCGACGACCTCGCCGCGAGCGGGGCGCTGTTCGAGAAACACTTCGTCACGGCGCCGCAGTGCTCGCCGAGTCGCGGCAGCCTCATGACGGGTTGTTACCCACACGTGAACGGGTTGATGGGGCTGGCTCACGGCAGCTGGGAGCTCAACGATAGCGAGCGAATTCTCCCCCAATACCTCGGTGAGGAAGGGTACGAGACGCACCTGTTCGGCCTCCAGCACATCTCGCAGGACACCGATCGACTCGGCTACGACCACGTCCACTCCGAGGGAAACCTCTATCCGGGCGTCTCGCCGGCGGTCCACCAGGCCAACCGAGCCCGAAACGTCGCCGACGTCGTGACGACCTTCCTCGAAAAACGGGCGTTCGACGCCCCGTTCTTCGCGTCCGTCGGCTTCTTCGAACTCCACCGAGTCGAGGAGGAAAACGGTCGGTACGGATTCGAATCCGACCACTACGACGCAGACGACCCCGACGACGTCAGGCCGCTGTCGTACCTGCCCGACCGACGCGGGATCCGCCAGGACTTAGGCGAGATGCACGGGATGATCTACGCGGTCGACGACGCCATCGGGACCGTACGCGAGTGTCTGCAATCGACGGGTCTCGACGAGGGGACGCTCGTGATCTTTACGACCGAACACGGCATCGCCTTCCCCCGGGCGAAAGGAATGTGCTACAATCCGGGTCTCGAGGGCGCGTTACTCGTGAGCCATCCCGACCTGGTCGAACCCGGCTCTCGGTACGACGAACTCGTGAGCAACGTCGACGTCCTTCCCACGATACTGGACCTCGTCGACGTTCCCGTCCCAGACGGCGTGAACGGCCGTAGCATCGCGCCCCTCCTGACCGGCGACTCCTACGATCCGCGCGATGAGATATTCGCCGAGATGACCTGGCACGACATGTACAATCCCACTCGAGCGATCCGAACGGACCGCTACAAGTATATCCGCAACTTCTGGCACCTCCCAAAGGTATACCTGACTCGAGACATCTTCGCGAGCGAGGCCGGCCGCGAAGTCCGCGAGACCTACAACGTTCCCCCGCGACGGTACGAGGAACTCTACGACCTGCGTGAGGGACCCACCGAACACGACAACGTCGCCAACGAACCGCGCTATCGCGACAAGCGCGACGAACTCGCCGCGCGACTTCACGAGTGGATGGTCGAGACGAACGATCCCTTACTCGATGGACCGGTGCCACCGGGCGATTTCGACGAGATCTCCGACTGGTCGTTTCACTCGGAGTGA
- a CDS encoding cobyrinic acid a,c-diamide synthase, producing the protein MKGLVVGGVSSGVGKTVATLAVMRAFDEAGYDVQPAKAGPDFIDPSHHEVVAGVPSRTLDPWLCGTDGLHRNYRRGSGDVCVVEGMMGLYDGEVASTASVASSLGLPVVLVVDASAGMESVAATAVGFDRYAEETGQDVDVVGIVAQRAHSGRHESGIREALPDRLTYFGRIPPSSDLEIPDRHLGLHMGAESPISSNALDEAAGELDVEALLEAARKPERGIDPSPGRSDAPTRRSTEPTVAVADDRAFCFYYPATIERFRERAELVTFSPVAGDRVPDCDGVYLPGGYPERFAAELVSSGTLAELGDRARNGLPVFGECGGLVAMSRSLSTVDGDRYEMAGILPADVEMCDRYQALDHVELRAVEDAPTAGRDETVRGHEFHYSRASVDSDARFAFETVRGAGITGERDGLLAYNSIGTYAHVHPESGAFDAFLDRLAE; encoded by the coding sequence ATGAAGGGCCTCGTCGTTGGGGGTGTCAGTTCCGGCGTCGGCAAGACGGTGGCGACGCTGGCCGTGATGCGGGCGTTCGACGAAGCCGGGTACGACGTTCAACCGGCGAAAGCCGGGCCGGATTTCATCGACCCGAGTCACCACGAGGTGGTCGCCGGAGTGCCGTCGCGGACGCTCGATCCATGGCTCTGTGGGACCGACGGATTGCACCGAAACTACCGACGCGGATCGGGTGACGTCTGCGTCGTCGAGGGGATGATGGGACTCTACGATGGCGAGGTCGCGAGCACCGCGTCCGTGGCGTCGTCGCTTGGCCTTCCGGTCGTCCTCGTCGTCGACGCGAGCGCCGGCATGGAGAGCGTCGCCGCGACCGCCGTCGGATTCGACCGCTACGCCGAGGAGACGGGCCAGGACGTCGACGTGGTCGGGATCGTCGCCCAGCGTGCTCACAGCGGACGTCACGAGTCCGGAATCAGGGAGGCTCTGCCAGACCGTCTCACCTACTTCGGACGAATTCCGCCGTCATCGGATCTCGAGATTCCTGACCGTCACCTCGGATTGCACATGGGGGCGGAATCGCCGATTTCGTCGAACGCCCTCGACGAGGCCGCGGGCGAACTCGACGTGGAAGCGTTGCTCGAAGCAGCCCGAAAACCGGAGCGGGGTATCGACCCGTCTCCGGGCCGATCGGACGCGCCTACCCGGCGCTCAACCGAACCGACCGTCGCCGTCGCCGACGATCGGGCGTTTTGTTTTTACTATCCGGCGACGATCGAGCGATTTCGCGAGCGGGCCGAGCTCGTCACGTTCTCACCGGTCGCCGGCGACCGCGTTCCCGACTGTGACGGCGTGTACCTGCCGGGTGGCTACCCCGAGCGTTTCGCCGCGGAGCTTGTGTCGTCTGGAACGCTCGCGGAGCTCGGCGATCGCGCCCGAAACGGCCTCCCCGTGTTCGGCGAGTGCGGCGGACTGGTGGCCATGAGTCGGTCGCTCTCGACCGTCGACGGCGATCGGTACGAGATGGCCGGCATCCTTCCGGCCGACGTCGAGATGTGCGACCGGTATCAGGCGCTCGATCACGTCGAACTTCGCGCGGTCGAGGACGCGCCGACGGCCGGCCGCGACGAGACCGTTCGCGGCCACGAGTTTCACTACTCGCGAGCGAGCGTCGATTCGGACGCTCGATTCGCCTTCGAGACCGTTCGGGGTGCCGGAATAACCGGCGAGCGGGACGGACTCCTGGCGTACAATTCGATCGGGACCTACGCGCACGTCCACCCGGAGAGTGGGGCGTTCGACGCGTTCCTCGATCGCCTCGCCGAGTGA